One region of Triticum aestivum cultivar Chinese Spring chromosome 6B, IWGSC CS RefSeq v2.1, whole genome shotgun sequence genomic DNA includes:
- the LOC123138954 gene encoding oligopeptide transporter 7-like produces MHREAEEEELWHRGHGDVPSTSPDEEEEENSPIEQVALTVPVGDDPDTPVLTFRMWVLGMASCAVLSFLNQFFWYRKEPLTITAISTQIAVVPLGRLMAAALPERAFFRGRPYEFTLNPGPFNVKEHVLITIFANAGAGTVYAIYVVTAVRVFYGKNLTFFVSLLVVLTTQVLGFGWAGMFRRYLVEPAAMWWPSNLVQVSLFRALHEKEVRSKGGFTRSQFFLVAFVCSFVYYIFPGYLFQMLTSLSWICWVFPNSVLAQQLGSGLHGLGIGSIGLDWASVSSYLGSPLASPWFATANVAAGFFIIMYVIMPIAYWFNLYKARNFPIFSHGLFTESGHKYNIRSIVDSQFHFDTKAYEKNGPLYLSTFFAVTYGVRFASLTATIVHVLLFHGSEIWQLSKSAFQEKRVDVHTKLMRRYKQVPEWWFMCMLIVNIAVTVFACEYHIEQLQLPWWGVPLACAIAFFFTLPAGIITATTNQTPGLNIITEYIMGYLYPGRPVANMCFKVYGYISMSQALTFLQDFKLGHYMKIPPRTMFMAQVVGTLIAAFVYLGTAWWLLDSIPNICDTELLPAGSPWTCPADHVFYDASVIWGLISPRRIFGDLGTYSAVNWFFLGGAIAPLLVWFAHKAFPGQNWILLINMPVLIGSTGQMPPATAVNYITWIFVGFLSGYVVYRYRRDWWERHNYLLSGALDAGLAFMAVLIYLCLGLENVSLNWWGNDLDGCPLASCPTAKGIFVEGCPAVYT; encoded by the exons ATGCAccgagaagcagaggaggaggagctctgGCACCGCGGCCATGGCGACG TGCCGTCGACGTCgcccgatgaggaggaggaggagaactcgcCGATCGAGCAGGTGGCGCTGACGGTGCCCGTGGGCGACGACCCGGACACGCCCGTGCTCACCTTCAGGATGTGGGTCCTCGGCATGGCGTCCTGCGCCGTGCTCTCCTTCCTCAACCAGTTCTTCTGGTACCGCAAGGAGCCGCTCACCATCACCGCCATCTCGACCCAGATCGCCGTGGTGCCGCTCGGCCGCCTCATGGCCGCGGCGCTCCCCGAGCGCGCCTTCTTCCGCGGCAGGCCGTACGAGTTCACCCTCAACCCGGGGCCGTTCAACGTGAAGGAGCACGTGCTCATCACCATCTTCGCCAACGCCGGCGCCGGCACCGTCTACGCCATCTACGTCGTCACCGCCGTCCGCgtcttctacggcaagaacctcaCCTTCTTTGTCTCGCTCCTCGTGGTGCTCACCACCCAGGTGCTCGGGTTCGGGTGGGCGGGGATGTTCCGGCGGTACCTGGTGGAGCCGGCGGCCATGTGGTGGCCGTCCAACCTCGTGCAGGTCTCACTCTTCAG GGCGCTCCACGAGAAGGAGGTGCGGAGCAAAGGCGGCTTCACGCGCAGCCAGTTCTTCCTGGTGGCCTTTGTCTGCAGCTTCGTCTACTACATCTTCCCCGGCTACCTGTTCCAGATGCTCACCTCCCTCTCCTGGATCTGCTGGGTCTTCCCCAACTCCGTGTTGGCCCAGCAGCTCGGCTCGGGCCTCCACGGCCTCGGCATCGGCTCCATCGGCCTCGACTGGGCCTCTGTCTCCTCTTACCTCGGGAGCCCCCTCGCCAGCCCCTGGTTCGCCACCGCCAACGTCGCCGCAGGATTCTTCATCATCATGTACGTGATCATGCCCATCGCGTACTGGTTCAACTTGTACAAGGCTCGGAACTTTCCCATCTTCTCTCATGGGCTCTTCACTGAGTCCGGGCACAAGTACAACATCAGGAGCATCGTGGACTCCCAGTTCCATTTTGACACCAAGGCCTACGAGAAGAATGGTCCTCTGTACCTCAGCACTTTCTTTGCTGTCACGTATGGTGTCCGTTTTGCATCCCTTACCGCAACGATCGTCCATGTCCTCCTCTTCCATGGAAG TGAAATTTGGCAGTTAAGTAAATCGGCTTTCCAAGAGAAGAGGGTGGATGTACACACAAAGCTTATGAGGAGATATAAGCAGGTCCCTGAGTGGTGGTTCATGTGCATGCTTATTGTTAACATTGCCGTCACCGTATTTGCTTGTGAATACCACATCGAGCAACTCCAGCTGCCCTGGTGGGGTGTGCCACTTGCATGTGCCATAGCCTTTTTCTTTACCCTCCCAGCTGGAATTATCACAGCAACTACGAACCAG ACTCCAGGATTGAACATCATCACAGAGTACATCATGGGGTACTTGTACCCTGGACGACCGGTGGCAAATATGTGCTTCAAGGTATATGGCTACATCAGCATGAGCCAAGCTCTGACGTTTCTGCAAGATTTTAAGTTGGGCCACTACATGAAGATTCCCCCAAGGACCATGTTCATGGC GCAAGTGGTGGGAACTCTGATTGCGGCATTTGTGTACCTTGGAACAGCATGGTGGCTCCTGGACTCAATCCCCAACATCTGCGACACCGAGCTCCTCCCAGCAGGCAGCCCTTGGACCTGCCCTGCCGATCATGTGTTCTACGACGCATCAGTCATATGGGGTCTTATTAGCCCACGCAGAATATTCGGGGACTTAGGAACTTACTCGGCGGTGAACTGGTTCTTCTTGGGGGGAGCCATTGCCCCACTCCTCGTCTGGTTTGCACACAAGGCATTCCCAGGCCAGAACTGGATCTTGCTCATCAACATGCCCGTGTTGATTGGTTCCACCGGCCAGATGCCACCCGCCACTGCAGTCAACTACAtcacatggatatttgttgggttTTTGTCAGGCTATGTGGTCTATAGATACCGACGTGACTGGTGGGAGCGACACAATTATCTGCTTTCAGGTGCACTAGATGCTGGTTTGGCATTCATGGCCGTGTTAATTTACCTGTGCCTAGGCTTGGAGAACGTCAGTTTGAACTGGTGGGGCAATGACTTGGATGGATGTCCCCTGGCTTCTTGCCCCACTGCTAAAGGTATATTTGTTGAGGGGTGCCCAGCAGTGTATACGTGA